The proteins below come from a single Bactrocera dorsalis isolate Fly_Bdor chromosome 5, ASM2337382v1, whole genome shotgun sequence genomic window:
- the LOC105226837 gene encoding forkhead box protein I1-ema-like, which produces MAPIFESNFSIRSILANGEDNKPPVQTDTDIRPNYTYSALVTMAIRSSPEQKLTLSGIQQWIADNFPYYRKDQRGWQCQIRHTLTTNSCFMKIPRPPSDPGRGNYWTLNPEVESIKNNAVHGQAQLGANGAVGFDSKLSVDQAMAQGVPHPQIPTARYFPTPQEIERTQQVMMTQALQEQHEWYLYHQRQIQLAQQQLITLQQHQFHHQCEEIYNKISFHQQQCSFFTAPHFPNSGMNF; this is translated from the coding sequence atggcacCAATATTCGAATCTAACTTTTCCATACGCAGCATACTCGCGAATGGTGAAGATAACAAGCCACCGGTGCAAACAGACACCGATATAAGACCGAATTATACCTACAGCGCATTGGTTACGATGGCTATACGCAGCAGCCCCGAACAAAAACTCACACTGAGCGGCATCCAACAATGGATCGCAGATAATTTTCCATACTATCGCAAAGATCAACGTGGCTGGCAATGCCAAATTCGGCATACGCTCACTACGAATTCATGTTTCATGAAGATACCACGCCCGCCCAGCGATCCCGGCCGTGGCAATTATTGGACCTTAAACCCTGAAGTTGAGTCGATTAAGAATAATGCGGTACATGGACAGGCACAACTCGGTGCAAATGGTGCTGTCGGATTCGATTCCAAACTGAGCGTTGATCAGGCGATGGCACAAGGCGTGCCACATCCACAAATACCTACGGCGCGTTACTTTCCGACGCCACAAGAAATTGAGCGTACGCAACAAGTGATGATGACACAGGCGCTGCAAGAGCAACACGAGTGGTACTTGTATCACCAGCGCCAAATCCAattggcacaacaacaactgattacTCTACAGCAACACCAATTTCATCATCAGTGTGAGGAAATCTATAACAAGATTTCATTCCATCAGCAGCAGTGCTCATTCTTCACTGCACCGCATTTCCCAAATTCGGGCATGAATTTCTAA